In Halalkalibaculum roseum, a single window of DNA contains:
- the gnd gene encoding decarboxylating NADP(+)-dependent phosphogluconate dehydrogenase, whose translation MMGKGNIGVYGLGVMGRNLALNLEEHGYRVSLYNRTVPGKEEDIVSSFLEEEGKNKDFVGTESPEAFIGSLKPPRKVLLMVKAGDAVDKVIDQLTPLLSPGDILIDGGNSHFKDTVRRVQKLQEMEIHFVGMGVSGGETGARRGPSLMPGGSKTAWKSLKPILQNIAATDPEGKPCCTWIGTEGAGHFVKMVHNGIEYADMQLIAECYHFMREVLEMPIREIGTVFESWNSGELNSYLLEITSKILKVTDDKGEPLVEKILDSAGQKGTGLWTSVSALESGTPLPTITSAVFSRVFSSFKGLRINLSQKLGEPSQQPLDSGEASRFVTALEKALIAGRVITLAEGFFFIKQLSEEKNWNIDLAEVARVWQNGCIIRSELLIPVRKALQAEINSSHLLKTELFSMKLLDLIPELRNVASTAIQYGVPVPAMSNVLAQYDMLRSEKLPANLIQAQRDFFGAHTYERVDRPRGEYFHTDWSNANDKT comes from the coding sequence AGGGAATATCGGGGTGTATGGATTGGGAGTTATGGGGCGCAACCTGGCCCTTAACCTCGAAGAGCATGGCTACAGGGTTTCCCTGTATAACCGCACGGTTCCGGGCAAAGAAGAAGATATAGTTTCATCCTTTCTGGAAGAAGAAGGCAAGAACAAAGATTTTGTTGGCACCGAATCCCCGGAAGCATTTATCGGTTCTCTGAAACCGCCGCGAAAAGTATTGTTGATGGTCAAAGCCGGTGATGCAGTCGACAAGGTTATCGACCAGTTGACGCCTCTTCTTTCGCCCGGTGACATCCTGATTGACGGCGGTAATTCTCACTTCAAGGACACCGTCCGTAGAGTTCAGAAGCTTCAGGAAATGGAAATTCACTTTGTCGGTATGGGCGTTTCTGGCGGTGAAACGGGCGCCCGTCGGGGACCCTCTCTGATGCCGGGCGGTTCCAAAACAGCCTGGAAAAGTCTTAAACCCATATTGCAAAATATTGCGGCTACCGACCCTGAGGGCAAACCCTGTTGCACCTGGATTGGTACGGAAGGCGCCGGTCACTTTGTTAAAATGGTGCACAATGGCATCGAATATGCCGACATGCAGCTCATTGCCGAGTGCTATCACTTTATGAGGGAAGTGCTAGAGATGCCAATCCGCGAAATTGGCACCGTCTTTGAGAGTTGGAATTCGGGAGAACTAAACTCTTATCTGCTAGAAATCACTTCCAAGATTCTTAAAGTCACAGATGACAAGGGTGAACCGTTGGTAGAAAAAATATTGGATTCAGCCGGCCAAAAAGGCACCGGTCTTTGGACATCGGTTTCGGCACTGGAGAGCGGGACTCCTTTACCAACTATCACGTCCGCAGTATTTTCAAGGGTATTTTCCAGTTTCAAGGGGCTTCGAATTAACCTATCCCAAAAGCTAGGCGAGCCTTCACAACAACCCCTTGATAGTGGAGAAGCTTCCCGGTTCGTTACCGCTCTTGAAAAAGCTTTGATTGCCGGAAGAGTCATCACACTGGCTGAAGGATTCTTTTTTATAAAGCAACTTTCGGAAGAGAAGAATTGGAACATCGACCTTGCTGAGGTAGCCCGTGTTTGGCAGAACGGTTGTATCATACGGTCGGAATTACTGATACCGGTGCGAAAAGCATTACAAGCCGAAATAAATAGTTCTCATCTGCTTAAAACTGAACTTTTCAGCATGAAACTCCTTGATTTGATTCCCGAGCTTAGGAATGTAGCATCAACCGCTATACAATACGGAGTTCCAGTGCCGGCCATGAGCAATGTCCTTGCGCAGTATGATATGCTGAGGTCGGAAAAGCTGCCTGCCAACCTGATACAAGCCCAACGCGACTTCTTCGGAGCGCATACCTACGAACGGGTAGACCGGCCTCGCGGCGAGTATTTTCATACAGACTGGAGTAACGCAAACGACAAAACCTAA